A region of the Acidobacteriota bacterium genome:
CGGGCGTTGGTGCTGTCACCGAAGACCAGGAAGAGCGATTCCTGCGGATCCCCGGTGGCGTCGAGGCGGAAGGTCTCCCCGTCGTACTCGAAGACCACGGCGCCGGGGGAAGCATCGCTGAAGGTCCCTCCTAAAGCGTTGGGAATCTCCACCGGCTTGGGCGGATCGTAGGGCTCGAAACGGGCGTCGAAGCGGTAAGCGGGATCCACCGGGAAGCGCTCGATGCCTTCGAAGCTCGCCAGCAGCGGGCTCGCGTGGTCGCGGACGCGGATTCCCATGCGCCCCTCGCGGTCGATGACATAGAAGCGCAGGGTGTCCAGGGCGAGAATGGTGGGCTCGCCGGTGGCGTCACTGGCCAGCTCGCGCTCCCCCGCCGGCTGGCCGTCGACGGTGATCGGCCCCTCTTCCCTGGCGACGGAATCCGCCGGGACCAAGGTCACGACGCCGTCTTCGAGACGGAAGACCCCCGCCACCGGCGGCGCCGGAGCGGGAAACTCCAGGTCGTTGCCTTCATCGGAGCCAAAGGTATTTTCTCCCTCCTCCAGCCAGAAGAGCCCCACCAGAGTCAGCCAGCCGTCGGGCTGGCGCAGGCGCTCCAGCCGCTCCTCGTGCCAGGCGTCCACCTCCTGCCGATGGGCCTCTTTCTCTTCGTCGGTCATCGCGGCGGTGCTCTCCATCTTCGAATCTCCCTCGTCCTTCGATCCTCCGCCGCAGGCCACGCCCGCCAGCAGCAAGCCGGCGATCAACAGAGTCAACAAGGTTCTTCCGGTGGCCTCCTTCAGACCCAGAACACCTTGCTCGAATTTGCCCAGCATCGCATCTCCTCCCTCGCGGCCCTGGCGGCCCGCCGGTTCGGCGAGCTCCGCAGCCAGATCTCGATAGTACGTCAGGGATCTTACGCCAGAGATCCTACGCCAGGCTCCGGCTCTCCTCCACCCTCTCCCTCCCTTGAACGACCTAGCCCCAAAGAGAGGGTTAAGATGAAGAACCGAATTCGACCCCTATCGCGGATTTCAACCTCGCTCGGGAGATTGCCATGATCGTCACCTGGCTCCTGCTCGGTCTCGTCACCTTTGCCACAGCCCTGCCGGCTCAGGCCGCGCCACCGGCGCCCATGTCCACCTCGATGGTCGCAGCGGGCGACAGCTTCGAGACCTGGGCGACGGGGCAGACCCTGCGGCTGGACCTCTTCCATAGCGGCACCTTCCATAGGGGCACCGCCGGCGAAGAGCATTTCGCCATCGACCGCGTGCGCCGGGAAGGAGCCTGGCCCGGGAGCGTCGTGCGGCTCCTCGACGACACCAACCTGGGCAAGTACTTCCTTCGGGTGGTCGACCCCAACACTCAGCGAACCCTCTACAGCCGCGGCTTCGCCAGCATCTTCGGCGAATGGGAGACCACCGGGGAGGCCCGCGGCGGCACCTGGGGCACCATCCACGAGAGCGTGCGCTTTCCGGAGCCCCGCAACCCGGTACAGGTGGTGATCGCCAAGCGCTCGGGGAACGGCACCTTTCAGCAGATCTTCTCCACCCTGGTGGATCCGGCCCACCGCTCCGTCGACCGCTCGCCGCTCCCCGAGGTAGGCGAGCTCTGGACCCTGCGGGACAGCGGCCCCGCCGCCACCAAGGTCGACCTGCTGATCCTCGGCGACGGCTACACCCTGCAGAAACGAGACAAATTCCTCGCCGACGCCCGGCGCGCCGAGGCCGCTCTCTTCGCCAGCGAGCCCTTCAAGAGCCGCGCCGGGGACTTCAACGTCCGCGCCTTGCACCCACCGTCCCAGGATTCGGGAGTCACCGACCCGCGGGCGAAGGCCTGGCACAACACCCCCCTGGGCTTGAGCTACAACGCCTTCGATTCGGAGCGCTACGTGCTCACCTTCGCCAATCGTGAGCTACGGGAGATCGCCGCCCAGGCGCCCTACGACGCCCTCATTCTGCTGGGCAACAGCCGCAAATACGGCGGTGGCGGCATCTTCAATCTGTGGACCACCGCCGCCGCCGGCAGCGCCGAGGCGGACTATCTGGTGGTGCACGAGTTCGGCCATTCGTTTGCCGGGCTGGGGGACGAGTACTACACGTCCCAGGTCTCCTACGAAGATTTCAACCCGCCAGGCGTGGAGCCCTGGGAACCCAACATCACCGCCCTGCTGCCGGGGAGGCCGCTGAAATGGAACCACCTGAAGGCCGAGGCCACGCCGGTGCCAACGCCCTGGGAGCAGGAGGATTACGACGAAATCTCCCTGGCCTATCAGCGGGAACGCCAAGCCCTGCGGGAAGCCGGTGCCTCCGAAGAGCGCATGGAGGAGCTCTTCGACAAGGTCCGGGAGACCACCCGGCCACTCCTCGACTCGGAGCGCTACGCCGGCGAGGTGGGAGCCTTCGAAGGCGCCGGTTATCAGGCCAAGGGCCTCTACCGCCCGCAGGCGGATTGCATCATGTTCACCCGCAACCCCAAGGACTTCTGCGCCGTGTGCTCCGAGGCCGTGAGCCGGGTGATCGATCTCTACGCTCACTAATCCAGAAGTCCCGGGGCGGGGCGACCCATCGAGATCAGAACAAGGCCCCAGCTCCTGATCCCCGGGACGCAAGGGCCATCAACACTTGCCATCAACACTTGCCATCAACACTTGGGTACCACCTACCTAAACCTGCATGAACAAAGGATTCTCGCCACCACCAACCGCATCACCCGCCCCTCGATTCTCGAATCAACACTTGGGTACCACTCCCGGAAGCGCCCCCCGAAAGCGCGATCGGTAGCGGGTATGATGCCTGGAGTTCCTGCAGCGAAAATCGTTGGGTGACTCTACCCCCACGGTCTTCTCGCCCCATTGGCTCGACTTCCATGCATCTCCTCCAACGTCTAGCCCAATACCGCCAACGCACAGCGGTAGTTTGTGCCGAGGGGAGCTTTTCCTATGGACAGCTGGAGGACGCAGCGGGTCAGCTGGCGGCGGCCGTGCGATCGCGGCTCGGGGAGGCCGCCGCCGGCTCCCGAGTGGCCTTTCGGGTACCGCCGGGCTTTGGCTACGCCGCGACGCTGTTGGGCATCTGGCGCGCCGGAGCCATCGGGCTACCCTTGGCCCTTTCCTATCCTCGCGGCGAGCTGGCCTATGCCCTGGGGGATGCGGACGTCGCACTGGTCCTCGACCACTCCGGTGGCTCGCCGAACCTCCGTGAGGTGTCGACCGAGCAGCAGCGCCCGTGGGTCCTGTGGGACAAGCTTCTGGCGGAGGCGGGCGAGCCGGCTGGGGATCTCCTGCCGTCGGAAGACGATGCCGCCCTCATCCTCTACACCAGCGGCAGCACCGGACGGCCCAAAGGAGTGGTCCACACTCACAGCAGCCTCGCCGCCCAGATGACCAGCTTGGTCGAAGCCTGGCGGTGGTCGCCGGCGGACCGCATTCTCGGGGTCCTCCCACTGCACCATGTCCACGGCCTGATCAATGTCATGGGCTGTGCACTGTGGTCCGGGGCCTGCTGGCAACCGCTGCCGGCCTTCGACGCCGCCGCGACCTGGCGCCACCTGGCCCACTCTCCCCTCACCCTCTTCATGGCGGTTCCCACCATCTACCGCCGGCTGGTGGCGCATTGGGAGGAGCAGGACGAAGCGATCCGGCGGGAGCTCAGCGACGGCGCCGCCCGGCTGCGGCTGATGGTCTCCGGTTCCGCGGCTCTGCCGGTACCGCTGCTGGAGCGCTGGAGGCAGATCACCGGCCACACCCTGCTGGAACGCTACGGGATGACCGAGATCGGCATGGCTCTGTCGAATCCCTTGGAGGGCTGCCGAAGAGCGGGGACCGTGGGAAGGCCGTTGCCGGGGGTGGAGGCGCAGGTGGTGGACGACGCCGGCCAGCCCCTGAACCAAGGCAGACCCGGAGAGCTGTGGGTCCGCGGTCCCGGGGTCTTTCGCGAGTATTGGCGCCGCCCAGAGGCTACCGACGACGCCTTTCGGGACGGCTGGTTCCGCACCGGCGACGAGGTGGTGCTGGAAGACGGCGCTTACCGCATCCTCGGCCGGCGCAACGTCGACATCGTCAAGACCGGTGGCTACAAGGTCTCGGCCCTGGAGGTGGAGGCGGTGCTGCGCGAGCATCCGGCCGTCGCAGAGTGTGCAGTGGTGGGGCTTCCGGACGAGGAATGGGGCGAGCGGCTGAGCGCCGCCGTCGTGCTCCGAAGCGACCGAGAGAGTCTATCCCTGGAGGAGCTGCGGGATTGGGCTCGCCCTCGGCTGGCCCCTTACAAGCTTCCCCGCTCGCTGACACTGCTACCGGAGCTCCCCCGCAACGCCCTGGGCAAGGTGGTCAAGCCTAGGCTGACAGAGACGCTGGCGGAGAGCTGACGGCTTGGCCCGAGCCGAGTTGATCCTTAGAATGGTTCTTGTGCGCCCTCGGTCTCCTCATCGACCAAGCGATGCCAGCCTACTCTTGCTAGTGTCCTGCTCATCCATCTGATCGCCTGCCATCCCCAACCCCGATTCCTCAGGAGCGACCATGACCGATACCGATCTCTACCGCCAGCACCTGGAGACTTTGGACGGCTATTTGCGCGAGGCCCTGTTGCGCACCGAGCGCGACGGGATGAGCCTGGAGGGGGTGGTCTTCCACGCGGGGGTGGAGCGCACCTACCACGCCGACGACGAGCACATCCCCTTCCGCTCCACCGGCCATTTCCGCCGCTGGGTTCCCCTGGACGGCCCCGACCACGTGGTCGTCGTCCGCCCGGGCCAGAAACCGCTGGTGATCGAGGTGCGGCCGAAGGATTATTGGTACGACCCGTCCCCGGCGCCGGAGTCCTATTGGCAACAGGCGGTGGAGCTGCGGGAAGTCGAGCGTTTCGAGCAAATTCCCCAGATCACCGGATCCCTCAAGACCATGGCCTACGTCGGTGAATCCTCCGCCGCCGCCGAGGCTCTGGAGATTCTGCCCTCGCTGGTGGAGCCGCGGGCGCTGATGAATCTTCTCGATTGGTTCCGCGCCTACAAGACCGAGCACGAGGTCTCACTCATCACCGCCGCCGGCGAGGCCGCCGCCGCCGGCCACCGCGCCGCCCGGGACGCCTTCCTGGACGGCGCTTCGGAGCGCGTGGTCCACTGGCGCTATTTGGAGGGAGCCGGCGCCCTGGACCGCGAGATGCCTTTCCCCCCCATCACCGCCCTGGATGAGAAGTGCGGCATTCTTCACTATCAGCACAAACGGGGCTCCGAAGCCGCCCCCGGCAAGGTGCTGCTGATGGATGCCGGCGCTCAATGCGACGGCTACGCTTCCGACGTCACCCGCACCTGGACCAGCAACGACGCCGACGAGCTCTTCGTCGAGCTGCTGCGCGGAGTCGATGCCCTGCAGCGCGAATTGGTGGCGCAGGTGGTGCCGGGAAGGAGCTTCGTAGACCTTCATTTGGATGCCCATCGCCGCGTCGCCCAGCTGCTGGCGAGCACCGGTGTGCTCAAGGTAGACGCCGACGACGCCGTCGACCGGGGCATCACCAGCGCCTTCCTACCCCACGGCCTCGGCCATCACCTGGGCACTCAAGTTCATGACGTCGGCGGGCATCAGGCGACGCCGGAGGGTGGCACCGTCGCGCCACCGGAGGCTCACCCTTTCCTGCGCAACACGCGCAAACTGGAGCCCGGCCACGTGGTCACCATCGAGCCCGGGCTGTACTTCATCCCCATGCTTCTGGAACCCCTGCGCCAAGGTCCCAACGCCGAAGTCCTGGACTGGCAGCTGGTGGA
Encoded here:
- a CDS encoding DUF1684 domain-containing protein; the protein is MLGKFEQGVLGLKEATGRTLLTLLIAGLLLAGVACGGGSKDEGDSKMESTAAMTDEEKEAHRQEVDAWHEERLERLRQPDGWLTLVGLFWLEEGENTFGSDEGNDLEFPAPAPPVAGVFRLEDGVVTLVPADSVAREEGPITVDGQPAGERELASDATGEPTILALDTLRFYVIDREGRMGIRVRDHASPLLASFEGIERFPVDPAYRFDARFEPYDPPKPVEIPNALGGTFSDASPGAVVFEYDGETFRLDATGDPQESLFLVFGDSTNARETYGGGRFLYTEAPQDGRVVVDFNRAYNPPCVFTPYATCPLPPPQNKLKIAIRAGEKTFGKH
- a CDS encoding M64 family metallopeptidase, which translates into the protein MIVTWLLLGLVTFATALPAQAAPPAPMSTSMVAAGDSFETWATGQTLRLDLFHSGTFHRGTAGEEHFAIDRVRREGAWPGSVVRLLDDTNLGKYFLRVVDPNTQRTLYSRGFASIFGEWETTGEARGGTWGTIHESVRFPEPRNPVQVVIAKRSGNGTFQQIFSTLVDPAHRSVDRSPLPEVGELWTLRDSGPAATKVDLLILGDGYTLQKRDKFLADARRAEAALFASEPFKSRAGDFNVRALHPPSQDSGVTDPRAKAWHNTPLGLSYNAFDSERYVLTFANRELREIAAQAPYDALILLGNSRKYGGGGIFNLWTTAAAGSAEADYLVVHEFGHSFAGLGDEYYTSQVSYEDFNPPGVEPWEPNITALLPGRPLKWNHLKAEATPVPTPWEQEDYDEISLAYQRERQALREAGASEERMEELFDKVRETTRPLLDSERYAGEVGAFEGAGYQAKGLYRPQADCIMFTRNPKDFCAVCSEAVSRVIDLYAH
- a CDS encoding AMP-binding protein, whose translation is MHLLQRLAQYRQRTAVVCAEGSFSYGQLEDAAGQLAAAVRSRLGEAAAGSRVAFRVPPGFGYAATLLGIWRAGAIGLPLALSYPRGELAYALGDADVALVLDHSGGSPNLREVSTEQQRPWVLWDKLLAEAGEPAGDLLPSEDDAALILYTSGSTGRPKGVVHTHSSLAAQMTSLVEAWRWSPADRILGVLPLHHVHGLINVMGCALWSGACWQPLPAFDAAATWRHLAHSPLTLFMAVPTIYRRLVAHWEEQDEAIRRELSDGAARLRLMVSGSAALPVPLLERWRQITGHTLLERYGMTEIGMALSNPLEGCRRAGTVGRPLPGVEAQVVDDAGQPLNQGRPGELWVRGPGVFREYWRRPEATDDAFRDGWFRTGDEVVLEDGAYRILGRRNVDIVKTGGYKVSALEVEAVLREHPAVAECAVVGLPDEEWGERLSAAVVLRSDRESLSLEELRDWARPRLAPYKLPRSLTLLPELPRNALGKVVKPRLTETLAES
- the pepQ gene encoding Xaa-Pro dipeptidase — translated: MTDTDLYRQHLETLDGYLREALLRTERDGMSLEGVVFHAGVERTYHADDEHIPFRSTGHFRRWVPLDGPDHVVVVRPGQKPLVIEVRPKDYWYDPSPAPESYWQQAVELREVERFEQIPQITGSLKTMAYVGESSAAAEALEILPSLVEPRALMNLLDWFRAYKTEHEVSLITAAGEAAAAGHRAARDAFLDGASERVVHWRYLEGAGALDREMPFPPITALDEKCGILHYQHKRGSEAAPGKVLLMDAGAQCDGYASDVTRTWTSNDADELFVELLRGVDALQRELVAQVVPGRSFVDLHLDAHRRVAQLLASTGVLKVDADDAVDRGITSAFLPHGLGHHLGTQVHDVGGHQATPEGGTVAPPEAHPFLRNTRKLEPGHVVTIEPGLYFIPMLLEPLRQGPNAEVLDWQLVDRLLPCGGIRIEDDVLCTASGPRDLTRDLIEGP